The following coding sequences are from one Carassius auratus strain Wakin chromosome 15, ASM336829v1, whole genome shotgun sequence window:
- the LOC113115592 gene encoding P2Y purinoceptor 14-like, producing MDQNVTNSTEEPCGLSEMPARPFFICLYTLIFVASLVLNSITVYVYFCKATKQSSITIYLKNLAIADLFVCLCLILRIAKYAITSVEIQRIYCNFGAPASYLNMYSSILFMGYIAANRYMKIVRPLESHTLQTVRSTRYICIVTWAVLLFSNCVYTAVFLSIDKQTSPHSGFDCDSFHNSLLRQIYLALQIISFSVFLFVLVSLILFYCLNVQRLRQAQHTMPNQPGNAKLRKSKHNMQVLMVVFGVCFVPYHLVRLPYVFIKPLLQDCKAEQVFYILKEVTVLLTVLNACLDPLIYFVFCKTFRAQLNLQRFCKSK from the exons ATGGACCAGAACGTAACCAATTCAACTGAAGAACCCTGTGGCTTGTCTGAAATGCCAGCTCGTCCATTCTTCATATGTTTATACACACTGATTTTTGTGGCAAGCCTGGTGCTCAACAGCATTACAGTTTATGTGTATTTCTGCAAAGCTACAAAACAATCCAGCATCACAATCTATCTGAAGAATCTGGCTATAGCAGACTTGTTTGTGTGCCTGTGTTTGATATTACGCATCGCTAAATATGCTATAACTTCAGTGGAAATTCAGCGTATCTACTGTAACTTTGGCGCTCCTGCTTCCTACCTTAACATGTACTCCAGTATTCTCTTCATGGGCTACATCGCTGCAAACag GTACATGAAGATTGTACGGCCACTGGAGAGTCACACGCTGCAAACAGTCCGTTCGACACGCTACATCTGCATCGTGACCTGGGCCGTCCTGCTGTTCTCAAATTGTGTCTACACTGCTGTTTTTCTCAGCATTGATAAACAAACTTCTCCCCACAGTGGTTTCGACTGTGACAGCTTTCATAACAGCTTACTCAGACAGATCTATTTGGCCTTGCAGATCATTAgcttttcagtgtttttgtttgtgctgGTCTCCCTGATTCTGTTCTACTGTTTGAATGTACAGAGGCTTCGTCAAGCTCAGCACACAATGCCAAATCAGCCTGGTAACGCTAAGCTCAGGAAGTCAAAGCATAACATGCAAGTTCTGATGGTGGTTTTCGGCGTGTGTTTTGTACCATATCATCTGGTGAGACTGCCGTACGTGTTCATTAAACCCCTGCTGCAAGACTGCAAAGCAGAACAGGTTTTCTACATCTTGAAGGAGGTGACTGTCCTGCTCACAGTACTGAATGCCTGCTTGGATCCACTTATTTACTTTGTCTTTTGCAAGACCTTCAGAGCACAGCTTAACCTTCAAAGATTTTGCAAATCCAAATGA
- the LOC113115394 gene encoding P2Y purinoceptor 14 — protein MDCINTTQMEPKNSTNVSSVFTHQVLPVLYTIICACAFILNGLAAWIFFRVPTSSALVVYLKNMVVADVLMLFTYPWRVVGDLGYGGLQLKLIVCRYTAVLFYLSMYTGITFMSLISLERYFKIIRSTSEVSSFLQRVSVAKALALLTWGIMMFFMLPNAILTNQPMPKVFSCMALKSELGRRWHEISAHFNVGVFWVAFLLMVFCYTSIACHVYRSYKRVQQDSSMARQRSNRSIFSLLAVFVFCFVPYHVCRVPYTLSQSHKDDFSAFNRFILFQLKEATLFLSALNVCLDPIIYFFMCRTFRESLLQKMSSVNHENRRPSIGTGLSISNL, from the coding sequence aTGGACTGCATCAACACTACACAGATGGAACCAAAAAACAGCACGAATGTCAGCAGCGTGTTCACACATCAGGTTCTGCCTGTGCTCTACACCATCATCTGCGCTTGTGCCTTCATTCTCAACGGACTCGCCGCTTGGATCTTCTTCAGGGTTCCCACCTCATCAGCCTTAGTAGTTTACCTAAAAAACATGGTGGTGGCAGATGTTCTGATGTTGTTTACCTACCCGTGGCGTGTAGTGGGCGACCTCGGTTATGGCGGTTTGCAGTTGAAGCTGATAGTTTGCCGTTACACAGCTGTGCTTTTCTACCTCAGCATGTACACAGGAATAACCTTCATGAGCCTCATCAGCTTGGAACGCTATTTCAAAATCATACGCAGTACCTCTGAAGTGTCTTCTTTTCTGCAGCGTGTTTCAGTAGCGAAGGCTCTTGCGCTGCTAACTTGGGGCATCATGATGTTCTTCATGCTGCCGAATGCCATATTAACCAACCAGCCCATGCCTAAAGTTTTCTCCTGCATGGCCCTGAAGAGCGAACTAGGTCGGCGCTGGCACGAAATTTCAGCCCACTTCAACGTTGGAGTCTTCTGGGTGGCATTCCTGTTGATGGTGTTTTGCTACACCTCCATTGCTTGTCATGTTTACCGCTCCTACAAACGGGTGCAGCAGGACAGCAGCATGGCGAGACAGCGGTCAAATCGAAGCATCTTTAGCTTGCTGGCTGTTTTTGTCTTCTGCTTTGTTCCGTACCACGTTTGTCGCGTGCCCTACACGCTTAGCCAAAGCCACAAGGATGACTTTAGTGCCTTCAACCGCTTCATTCTCTTCCAATTAAAAGAAGCTACACTCTTCCTGTCTGCCCTCAATGTGTGTCTGGATCCTATCATCTACTTTTTCATGTGCAGGACATTCAGAGAGTCACTTTTGCAGAAGATGTCATCTGTAAACCACGAAAACAGGCGGCCTTCAATAGGCACTGGGCTCAGTATCAGCAATCTGTAA